A DNA window from Streptobacillus canis contains the following coding sequences:
- a CDS encoding tRNA lysidine(34) synthetase — MVNLSCNAIIPDGPLKPVEEIEESIRTTFRKDIYIKFLGAILEYGLIEDGDKIAIAVSGGKDSLLLVKLFQELKKDKRFNFEFKAISLNPGFREEDLEHFKFNLRELNIDCEIIDTNIWKIANEMANDYPCFLCAKMRRGILYKNIEQMGYNKLALGHHFDDVIETTLINLFYGGTLKTMLPKMPSTSGNLTLIRPMVNVHEADIIKFTKKNGIRAMNCGCVIEAGKTSSKRKEIKDMLESLEANNPGLKQKVFKSMENIHLDYVYGYKTKTEKFHIKDQYTKKEGAVEKS, encoded by the coding sequence ATGGTTAATTTAAGTTGTAATGCAATAATACCTGATGGACCACTTAAACCAGTGGAAGAAATAGAAGAAAGTATAAGAACTACGTTTAGAAAAGATATATATATTAAATTCTTAGGTGCAATATTAGAATATGGATTAATTGAAGATGGGGATAAAATTGCAATAGCAGTTTCTGGAGGTAAGGATTCACTACTTTTAGTTAAATTATTCCAAGAATTAAAAAAAGATAAGAGATTTAATTTTGAATTTAAAGCTATTAGTTTAAACCCGGGATTTAGAGAAGAAGATCTTGAACATTTTAAATTTAATCTAAGAGAATTAAATATAGATTGTGAGATTATAGATACAAATATATGGAAGATTGCTAATGAAATGGCTAATGACTATCCTTGCTTCCTTTGTGCTAAAATGAGAAGAGGAATATTATATAAAAATATAGAACAAATGGGATACAATAAATTAGCTCTTGGACATCACTTTGATGATGTTATAGAAACTACTTTAATCAATTTATTCTATGGGGGAACATTAAAAACTATGTTACCTAAAATGCCTTCTACTTCTGGAAATCTTACATTAATAAGACCTATGGTTAATGTTCATGAAGCTGACATTATTAAATTTACTAAGAAAAATGGAATAAGAGCTATGAACTGTGGTTGTGTTATTGAAGCAGGTAAAACATCAAGTAAAAGAAAAGAAATAAAAGATATGCTAGAAAGTCTTGAAGCTAATAACCCAGGACTTAAACAAAAGGTCTTTAAATCTATGGAAAATATACATCTTGATTATGTATATGGATATAAGACTAAAACAGAAAAATTTCATATTAAAGATCAATATACTAAAAAAGAAGGGGCTGTTGAAAAGTCCTAA